The SAR202 cluster bacterium genomic interval AGGAGATACCGAGCCGCTTCCAGACGTCCAGAAACTCGGCGTGGTACTTGTTGAAGATGTCTTCCGGTGCTATACGCTGCTTCTCCGCCTCGATCACCACGGGCGTGCCGTGTGAGTCGCTGCCGGAGACCATCAGGACTTCATTGCCCTTGAGGCGGTGGTAGCGGGCAAAGATGTCCGCCGGGATGTAGCACCCCGCCGCGTGGCCGATGTGGAGAGAGCCGTTCGCATACGGCCATGCGACAGCTACAAGAATTCGCTCAGCCATGACCTTCTCAGATGTGAAATATTAGCTTGCATGGTAACACATGAGGGCAATTGGAAGTTAGCTGGCGGCGGTTGGCCGGGACGAGGCGAAGTGGTCAGGCGTCAGGCTTGCCTTCGACCCACAGTTTGTAAACATCGTTCTTTGGAACGCCGGTAATTGCCGAGACTTCGGCCACGGCGTCTTTCGACCGAGCGCCCGCCGCTCGCTTCTCTTCAATCAAGCGCTGCGCCTGCCGCAAGGCGTCTGCGGCAGTGTCGGCTGCCACGGCTGCACCTTCGACCACGATCGTGAACTCGCCTCGCGGCTCTTCGAAGTGCGCCACGGCCTCTGAGACGGTCCCGCGAAAGACCTCCTCATGCAGCTTCGTAAGCTCGCGACCGGCGGCGATGCGGCGGTCGCCGAGAGTGTCAAGGATGTCCTGGAGCGCGCCTTTCATTCGGTGCGGGGTCTCGAAAGCCACGATGGCCCTGCGCTCGGAGGAGAGGGACAACAAGAGGGCCCGCCGGTCCGAGTCCTTGCGGGGAAGGAAGCCGACGTAGACGAACTGCTCGACCGGAAGGCCGGAGACGGCGATGGCGGTGGTGACGGCGGACGGACCCGGGACAGGGACGACGTTCGCGCCCGCCCGGACGGCCGCGGCCACCAGGTCCGCGCCTGGGTCGTTTATGCCTGGCATCCCAGCGTCGGAGACGAGAGCTACGTCTTTGCTTCGCAGATGGTCAACGATCTGAGAGGCCTTCGCCTCAGCGCTGTGCTCGTGGAAACTGGTGAGGGGTGTCGAGATGCCGTACCGGTCCAGGAGCCGTCGTGTGACGCGCGTATCCTCCGCGGCGATCAGGCCCACCTCCCGCAGCACCCTCACCGCCCGGCAGGTGACATCTTCCAGGTTGCCGATGGG includes:
- the rsmI gene encoding 16S rRNA (cytidine(1402)-2'-O)-methyltransferase, which produces MHTLYIVGTPIGNLEDVTCRAVRVLREVGLIAAEDTRVTRRLLDRYGISTPLTSFHEHSAEAKASQIVDHLRSKDVALVSDAGMPGINDPGADLVAAAVRAGANVVPVPGPSAVTTAIAVSGLPVEQFVYVGFLPRKDSDRRALLLSLSSERRAIVAFETPHRMKGALQDILDTLGDRRIAAGRELTKLHEEVFRGTVSEAVAHFEEPRGEFTIVVEGAAVAADTAADALRQAQRLIEEKRAAGARSKDAVAEVSAITGVPKNDVYKLWVEGKPDA